AACCAACTTTTGAGTTCATTTAACCGTATTTTATAAGATCAGGCTCTCCTCCTCCGCTTCAATTCTGGTTCTATAAATCGCAAATTTCCATTTTGGCATCTTTCTGCTGATCAATTCACTGATTTCACCTGAAAAAGCTGTGATCTTTATGCTGTTTCTGGAGCTCTTGTTACGAATAGCCTGCATTACTTCACTTGCCGAACTAATTTGGAAGAGGAATTCATTCTAGGGCAAGATGATGCACGCCAAGTCTGATTCTGATGTCAGCAGCTTAGCCGCCTCCTCCCCACCTCGGTCACCAAAGAGGCCGGTCTATTACGTGCAGAGCCCGTCCCGGGACTCCCATGATGGCGACAAGCTGTCGTCGATGCAGGCCACCCCTGTTTACAATAGCCCCATGGAGTCCCCCTCTCATCCTTCCTTTGGACGCCACTCGAGGGCCTCCTCAGCTAGCCGGTTCTCCGGAACTCTCCGGTCCTCATCGGGCCGGAAGGGAAATCAGAAACGGGTGAATGATAAAGGATGGCCCGAGTGTGATGTGATTCAAGAAGAGGGGTCTTATGATGATCTTGATGAGGATAAGGGGCTCTCGCGCCGTTGCCAAATCATACTTGGACTTCTGAGCTTTGTTCTGCTTTTCAGTGTGTTCTGTCTTATCATATGGGGTGCGGCCCGGCCATACAGAGCAGAGGTTGTGGTGAAGGTATACTCTAAGAACCTTGAAATCCGTAAGTTTTTGCTGCTTACCGTTCATTATATGGATGCCTTTTGTCAAGGAAGGGAAGGGTTTTGGTCACATATCTACTTACATTTCTAGTATGTGCTTGTGTTTCCATATTTTTGGATCATCTTATAAATTCATTCCCTTGTTTGGCTAAAGTAATGGTTTAGTATGAAGTCACACAGTCATGTTCCATAGTGATTtggagagagatttttttttttttttggccattgTGATATCCTTGGAGTTGGGAGAATTATGAGGTCCAAATATTTGTACAGATTGAAAAAAGACATCAGAAACAGTTTTTAGGGAGAATTATGAGATCCATGTATTTGTAGGGATTGAAAAAAGAACATCAGAAACAGTTCTTGAAAATGAGGGTCTTCTAATGGAGACCAAACCATAATTGATTCGTAATTTATCTGAAAATTTGAACTGATTAATTAACTGGATTCTTGGCTACTATTGCTAACTTGCAATAAACTATGTAAattcttatgaagaaaaaaaCCAACTTTAGTTTTATAAGTTTTTAATTTCATTTTGTGACTGTGATCAACAGTCTCAAGGGAATAAAGAGAACAAAGACTGCAGTTATTTATGTGAACAGTGACTGTTTTATGAGTAGTAGGACTAATaagtaaaaagaaaaaggaaaaagggaaaGAAGAGGTGTAGGactaatagtaaaaaataaaaagggaaaaaaataagaagaagaggtGAAAAGGACCGCATGAAAGACTGACTTGGTGTAACTTCTTTGCAGTAAAATTTTATAGGTCATAAATGAGCACTGACCCTTTTTTTGTCTTGTCTGTTGCATCCATTTGGTTTCACTTTGTGAATTTGAACGGTAGTTCCTTATCCAGTAAGGAAGAAACTGTTCCTTGATTATCTTTTGATTTCAAATTAGCATTTTATTTAGCCTTGGGATGAGATCTTTCTTATCACTTGGATGTTGTTCTTCCGGAACTTAGTAAATTTACAATTTGCATGCTTATGACTTATAGTCAGTTGCTTGGATGTGCCACTCTGGGCATGTTACATATGTTTTATTACATCATCATGATGTCATATTTTCCTTCTAACACTTATTTTGCCACCAACAATGTAGGTAGAAAAACATTAACTGAGATTTCAAATTATAAGCATTATCTACTTtcttattaaataaaaacaaGTTCCATTGTCATTGCACAAGTAGTTTGACTATATTTTGTGTTAAAGATGAACATATAACCTGAGttcctttttctattttttatttcaatacatagaGTAAATATGGAATTTTTCTGTTGCAGAGCCTGGCAATGGATGACTTTTATGCTGGAGAGGGTTCAGACAGTACCGGTGTTCCAACCAAGATGGTCACAGTGAACTGTTCATTGAAGATAAATGTGTACAATCCTGCTACAATGTTCGGCATTCATGTCACTTCTGGCCCTATCAACCTCGTTTATTCTGAAATTACAATTGCTACTGGCCAAGTAAATTTGTCTCCTTCCCTTTGCTTTATCATTGAAAATATATGGCAGTCCATTTTGTTGTCCTGTTCTACTAGAAACTTAAGAAGCCACCTACTGAAATAAGTGCATTCCACATGCGTGAGAACTCTGTATGATTTCCACATAGGCAACTTCTTGCAGACAAAGCATGCCCCATATCACCTGACCGGATGATCATCTGCATCTGTGGTAAATTAGAGCTTGCTTGCCTGAACAATCCCTTCTGCAATTTCACTTGGGCAACTTTCTTGCATGAAATCATGCTGCACGTTCATTTCAAAGGAACATCTTTAATCATTTTCATTGATCATGTTTGATCAATTATGCACTTCAAGTTGTTATTATTCAGGCTGTGAAATTAAACAGCCTGGGTTACATCACCCTTTTGCTCttcgaaaagaaaaaagaaaaaaagttgggTGCATGCACACAGATACACACTCGATATAGCAGTTCGTAAATGATTCTGACATGTCTTAAATTTATGGCCATGTTGTTTTGTTTAGATTTTTGGCTTTTCAATTTGAACCACACGTGAAGCAgccaaatatttaaaatatattgtcCCATGTGGCTTGGTTTATTTTGGGTTTTGGCCAAAATGAATATCGTTATCACTGGAAGAGCTGttctgttttaaataaataaattttgttCAAGACAACCTTAAGCCAGTTTGTATTCATTCCACATTTTCAGCATCATGATTCTGTCTTTCTTCTTCCTCCAAGTTTAAGCTTATTTTCTGTTTCATTATGTTTGATTCTGTTTTGAGTTGTTTCAGCTGCAGTTGtctgaaaaattaaattttcgtgGTGAATCCTTTTGATTTTATGCTGTTGAAGCCCAAATTATAAACCTTGTATGCTATTGATGTATGGTTAGGTGATACTGTTAGTGATATTTATGGACTGTCGGCTTGGCAGTATATTTACTGTTGGTTTTCTTAAATGCTTCATGGCATTGTCGGTCTTCATGTTCACCTACCTAGCCTGCATGTATCCATGCATTAACCGCATTAGAAATCATCAAAGAGTTCTGTACCGGACAGCTGTAGCTGTATTTCACAGACATTCAGATTTGTTTCCTGATCTTTGCCGGAGTACAGATTCCTGTCTCTGCTCTTAAACTTTAACAACTTGAACTAGAAAAAATTCCTTAAAACTCGGACTAGGTTGATTCTTACGACTCAATCAAGTGCTTGGAGAAACTGATATGGCATTCCTTTTCATTTGATTATAGTTGAAGAAGTACTACCAGCCTAGAAAAAGCCATCGGACTGTCTCTGTGATCTTACATGGAGAGAAGGTTCCTCTATATGGGGCTGGGGCTGGCTTGGCTCTATCAAGCACAGGTGGTGCAGTCCCATTAACTCTGGACTTTGAGATCATCTCTCGGGGTTATGTGGTGGGCAAGCTGGTAAAGGTAAAGCACCGAAAGCATGTGTCATGCCCGCTTGTTGTAGATTCGCGCAACACCAAGCCGATCAAATTCAAGCAGCACTCATGTACCTATGTCTGAATTGTAGCCCCAGTGGTAAGAAAGTTGGTAGCATGGAGCTGTTATTTAGCTGTCCATTAAATTGAGAGGGAGAGTAGATGTACTTCATTTGCTATTTGTTTTTCTAGTGATTATATTTGTTAATTAAAGCAATAATGGTATCTGTTTAAGGTTTGCTGTTTGTTCTTTGATGCCCTATTCCTTGGTGGCATGTGATGCGGAGTTAATTTGGTTATTGAGCAAGGCTTGTATGTATTCCAGTACTAAGAGCTAGTGATTTTTATTCTGCCGAGTAATCTACATGCACTGTGGTTGTTTGTTGGTTTGTTAATTGCACATATAGACTAATAATATACTTGCTCCAGGAATCATATTTGGCTTGGAGTTAATGGGAACACTGGATGGTAGCCTTATCTTTACACCAACTTAAACTGCCAAATAATATGTATTACTTGCTATGATCCTTGGGGCTTTCTCTGAGGTCTGTCTTGTCCAATGTTGCCTTTGCTATAAATCTTGTAATGGTTCATGGAATTCAATCAGGTTCAGAGTATCTGTAAAACATCGGACGGACACCACAAGAGGTGCTATGAATCTGAACGCTCCTTGGCACAGCACGACTCACCTAgtctaatatatatataacaagAATTTCATAACTCAAAACTTTTAAAGGAGTTTTAGAAGACAGCATGAGATGAAATCATCCAAGCATCCATGTTCGGAGACATTGGAGGCCTAGTCCTAAGCCGGGCCCAGAGGATCGTTCTTGAGCACACAAACTAGGTGATCAACAAGAGGAGGTCGTTTTGGCACAATATAGCAAAACCCTGATGAGGACAATATGTGATCAAATTGTATTTATTCTGGTGTAAGTACGTGAAACCAATCGGAATTTTATTTTGCAATGGGGCAAAATgacagaaacctaaagaaaaaattggTTTCTTGGCCTccgttctttttttccttcttcaatCAAAGGCAAAACATCCTTGGAGTGCTTCTACCACACATGGGGCATGCGGCATCCAGTCAATACACCCACCTCCAGTTCCCCAGAATCTTTACACACTTACTTTGTTATTCTGGCACTGAACCGCTCTTTGACTTCAGTTCGTCAGAACTGTCAGTAAGAACTGTGCTCCCAATTCTTGCCGGTGGCCAATAGCGGAATATGGATCTCCCAAGTATATTCTTGGACGGAAGAGGACCCCTGAGAGAAGGTAGCTTCGATCAGCCAGAAAGAATGCATGCCAAATCGAACCCACAACTAGCacaacccagggaagagtttaagaCAACagcaaaaatttataaaaaacacATTGTTACCATATGTGTGAATCATAACTATTGTTGCGGTTGTCACCCATCACAAACACAAAGTTTTCAGGCACTTGCTGCAAAACAAAAGAAAGTTGCTAGATTAAACTATGTTGATATTGAATATAATAATGGATGGTGGTAATAAGAAGCATGCACTAAACTGTTATAAAAAACATAGTGAATATGATTCAAGAGGCAAAGCACTTCTGGATGGCTATGAtctgatgaaatttttcatattaaaacgTTCTGCagtcagatatttttatttttcaaatataagTTGACAAATGCTGTTTCACGTTTGGCTGATGTATGCTTTTGATTCTCTCCTTGGAACATTATCTAAGAATCTCGAGACTGGCTTGTCCATTAAAGAAGCATGTACTTCAAGGTAAGTCTTCATGACAAGATGTTCAAAAGTCCATCAAGAACGGGTGTGTCATATAACCTAGATTTCTTACATGGTGATTTCTTATGTGTGCGTGTGGTTACCCCGACATTTATTAAGCCACGTGGCATGCAGTGGCCTTAACCCAATGATAAGGCTAACGTAAGTTTGGGCTTTATCTTAATGAGTGCAGGTTGACCTGAGCATGCAAACGCTCATCAAGCATTGACATCAGATACATGAGTGCAGAAAACTCTATCAATCACCAGTAGTGAGCCAGTGACAACCGTGATCAGAGTCAAACATGTAAGCAGCGCATGCCGTCAATCAGCTCCAAGAACTGAATATGGTTATTATGGGAGACATGGACAGCACGATTTACAAGAGGTTCTACGAAGGCAGTTATATGCAGTTATTGGGTTTACAAAGGGAACCCGACCATGACCAAAGCATCTCCAACACATCTTTTATAACCACTGCTATTTGCAACTACAACGAGTCCCATGGAATCATCCATGAAAACTTTGTATCTCAATCTCAAACATGAAACCGTTCCACCTTGGAGAATTTCCATAATGTACTCAATTATTTTCTGTGCATAATCAATCTCTTTGTTGGCTATTTCTCTACCTGTGGGTTATTTCTTGTTAGCTTTATTCTTTGCAATATTCTCATCCTATTAGAAAGTTCAAGTCCTTTTACTAAGGCAAAGTTGAACCTAGTCTCCTGTTCAACCTATTTCTAATAATCAACATGATGGATCTGGCATGCCAATGACCCTGCCAACCACTATAATAGTTTTCTAGGAAATATTTTTTAGCATGCTCGATTGGACATAATGGATAGAATGCCAAAGAAAAGCTCAAAGGCGGTAAGTTAGGATGAAACTTTCCAAGAGAATGATCACATAGAAACTCCTCTGATTAATGAACATGATGATCCTCTCAATCAAGACAATCTCATGGTAGCTGACAAAAATGGTGAGGAAAGACTTCTTCACAGAAGGAATTTCCACAATCACAAGGCCACGAAGTGGCCGAAGATTATCAACAAAGCCGAAATCCGGCCAAATGAAAAGAACCTCTCCTCGAGGCTGATCATAAAGTTCCCCTAACTTATTTTAATCTCAAACCTAGTCAGCTATTAGTTTTTAAAAGTGTCAAACCTCACTATACATAtggtaatctaatttaatctatagttaggccaataaaaacagAGTGACCCAGTGAACAAGACTCCCACCACTATGGATCTGAGGGTCAGATGTATGCAACCTTACTCTTATGTGTGGAGAGGCCGTTTCTATGTTTCAAACTTGTGACACACATGTCAAATTGGAGCAATCTTATTGTTGTGCCAAGGTGCACCCTCTTAAGCTCATACCTAGTTATATCATATTTTGCAATAAATTCTTAAAAATAGTTTGAGCACAAGCTTTTAGCCAGACTAGAATTTAGCAGTGAAGTTTAAGATAAGTTGTTTCTCAGATTACCataacttcaaagagaatgcaCACAATGGGCATAAAAGTCTTACAATAGGACTCATGTCATAAGATGGCGGCTCAAGAATGTAATCCTCATTCCTCATGTTGCCATTCACTATCAACTTGCCATTATGCACCTGCAAAGGAGTGGGCAAAGAGAACCATTAGTTCTCAATGATCAAAAACTTCCAATACCAAAGGACTAACAATTGTAAAGCAAACAAGTGTGATAGGTAACCTTTGACTAACATAATGAATTTCAAACAACAATGACAGAGAGGAAAAAGGCCTCCTAAGCAGAATCAAATTCCATTTCCCACAGATCATTTAGGAGAAAAAACACATTAAGACAGAGCAAGCTCTAATGTACTCAAGAATCTATTGTGGCTAGCCAAGCAAATTGCAGCTCTATTAGCATTCCGGTACAGTTCTTGATCCATGGCTGCTGGGCTGCTGGATGTCCAGTCCCTATCATAATACTTAGGTAGGTATCTGTGTaatacctttttcttcttgacaGCCTCTATGTAAATCTCAGAGGTTAGCCATTGAAATGTCTGATAAGGTGTTGAAGACCATAGAAATTAGCCAGCATTTGTACCTAAAGTAAGTTTTTGGCCTAATAGGACCTGCAAAATCCACCCATAATCCCACTGTTTTATCTCCTAATAACTCCTCCGCTGCTATGCTTTCTTTTTAGCAAAATTTCATTGCTCAACTGAATGGCATCCTTGTATTATAGGTCCAATTGCAAACCATTAAGTAATTTTAGTTCGGCAGGTACATGCAAATGTGGTAAGGGAAGAATATGTGATCCCTGATGACAATGCACCCCAATTTCTATGATGAGGAGATGGCCTTTCCAAACAACCTCATGGTCCTTTCTAGTGCCTCTTACAAAAATAGATTCAGATATTTATTAGAGCAACCAACACAATCATATGACACGGAAATATAAATCCTGTATGGCACCAGCACCCAGCTGCTTATCTCAAACCTTTAGATCAATCTCCCCTGCTGCAGTTTATCAGGGAAATGCTACGAAATGTTTCTAGATAAATGCCACATGTGCCTTGTACCAGAGCAGTTAAGCAGAATATGTTTTTGAGGTTCCATAGCAGAATTACATCAGGAGGACATCATAATAAAGGATACCTAACTTTAAAAGCAGAAGAGAGGGAAATTTGCCATGATGTACCACCCAGAAAAAACTTTTTCTCAGGCATGCTCATGTTTGCTACAAGCCAACCCACACCTTGTTTTTCCCATAAGAGATTTCCAGGAAAAGCAATAGCCGACTCAGTGGAGATTCAACCTTGAGGTCGAGGCATTCTTGCACAACTATAATGGGTTAAAGGTCCTGTGGCTAGTCCAAGGCCATAAGGTTTGATCTTTGCTGAGAGAGACCGAGACTTAATCCCTGTGTATGGTCAATGCCCCTCAGAATTCCAACATTAGGCCCTAACAAGTTGAGACTACTAGCCATATTCGTTCCACGTAATCTTATAAAAATAACTTAAATGAGACAGCCTTTTGAACTATAGCAGGGCCCAAAAACTAGAAACACCAAATAATTTGGATTGTCTTTTAACATAGAATAATAAGTTCAATGACCTTCTTTCTCATTTTTGCACTTCTAGTATGGGAAATGGAAGGGTACCTTCGAGGATTGCTCCTTAGTTGCAGCAGCCCAAATAATGGACTGCAGAACATAGGCCTAATCACCCAACAATTTGGTCTTCTACCATTCATGGCATGTCCCTGTGTTGTTCAAAGATGCCCCATCCAGGAACGTAGTGCTACCTTAGAAGATTAATATCAGCACAAGACCTGGCTGTCAAACATTTTCATACCATGAAGgatcttattttaaatttttaatccttCAAAAGAATAACATGTTAGGGGACAAAGCTTCTCACTTAAGGTTCTAGTATCACCATTGTTTCATGCATGACTGCAAGCACATACTAAGTAAGGATTTTAACACTGCAATGTGTGTTGCCACACAaacaaatataaattaataacCTTCCCACTCACAAAGTGCAAAACTTAACTTTCTTAACAAGTTGAATGGGAACTACTGTAGATTCTCATTTATAGGAATTAAGTTGGACAGAACCCTACCA
The sequence above is a segment of the Elaeis guineensis isolate ETL-2024a chromosome 7, EG11, whole genome shotgun sequence genome. Coding sequences within it:
- the LOC105048287 gene encoding uncharacterized protein; translation: MMHAKSDSDVSSLAASSPPRSPKRPVYYVQSPSRDSHDGDKLSSMQATPVYNSPMESPSHPSFGRHSRASSASRFSGTLRSSSGRKGNQKRVNDKGWPECDVIQEEGSYDDLDEDKGLSRRCQIILGLLSFVLLFSVFCLIIWGAARPYRAEVVVKSLAMDDFYAGEGSDSTGVPTKMVTVNCSLKINVYNPATMFGIHVTSGPINLVYSEITIATGQLKKYYQPRKSHRTVSVILHGEKVPLYGAGAGLALSSTGGAVPLTLDFEIISRGYVVGKLVKVKHRKHVSCPLVVDSRNTKPIKFKQHSCTYV